One part of the Chthonomonadales bacterium genome encodes these proteins:
- a CDS encoding DUF1559 domain-containing protein — translation MTLVETLVVVAIISLLASLLLPVFAGARESGRQTRCIANLRQLGQATWLYLADYDDLFPYGLDVMDRLHPEQWLGRANPLTGESYHAQVLALIAAHPTATNVESVLAPYYAATREVWRCPSDRGRADVSGGRPLFEAVGSSYFYRTELALSHVSLPALPRPSEANLLADASAWHRKGPPSAALLYTDGHIRGVGPAGYLAALRTPLF, via the coding sequence ATGACCCTGGTGGAGACGCTCGTCGTCGTCGCGATCATCTCGCTGCTGGCCTCGCTCCTCTTGCCCGTGTTCGCTGGCGCCCGCGAGAGCGGCCGGCAGACCCGCTGCATCGCCAACCTGAGGCAGCTCGGCCAGGCCACCTGGCTCTACCTGGCCGACTACGACGACCTGTTCCCCTACGGCCTCGACGTGATGGATCGTCTGCACCCGGAGCAGTGGCTCGGCCGGGCAAATCCTCTCACGGGGGAGTCCTACCACGCGCAGGTCCTCGCCCTGATCGCCGCCCACCCGACCGCCACGAATGTTGAGAGCGTGCTGGCGCCCTACTACGCCGCAACCCGCGAGGTGTGGAGGTGCCCGTCGGACCGTGGGCGGGCCGACGTGTCGGGCGGCCGACCGCTCTTCGAGGCGGTGGGCAGCAGCTACTTCTATCGGACCGAGCTCGCGCTGAGCCACGTCTCACTGCCCGCGCTCCCGCGGCCGTCCGAGGCGAACCTGCTGGCGGACGCCTCGGCATGGCACCGCAAGGGTCCGCCTTCCGCTGCCCTGCTCTACACGGACGGGCACATCCGCGGCGTCGGCCCGGCCGGCTATCTGGC